A segment of the Leptolyngbya sp. NIES-3755 genome:
TAGAGAATGAAGGAAACCCTCACCCTTTATCAATCTCTTAGCTCAAACCAGAGCTGATGTAGTCGAAGTAAACGCCCATTTCTTTTCCAGCATCAGCACCCACCAAACCAGCGGTGACTTCTTTCATCGCTTGGATCGATTGAACGGTTGCTGCAATGGGTACACCCAAGCTGTTGTAGGTTTCTTTCAATCCGTTGAGAACGCGCTCATCGAGGATCGAAGGATCTCCCGCCAACATTGCGTAGGTGGAATAGCGGAGGTAGTAGTCCAAGTCACGGATGCAAGCAGCATAGCGACGAGTCGTGTACATGTTGCCACCGGGACGGGTGATGTCCGAGTACAACAAGGATTTTGCGACTGCTTCTTTCACGATCGCTGCTGCGTTAGCAGAGATGGTGGTTGCTGCACGAACACGCAGTTCACCAGTTTGGAAATAGCCTTTGAGCTTTTCGAGCGCTGATCCGTCAAGGTACTTGCCTTGAACATCAGAAGTGTTGATTACCGAGGTAATTGCGTCTTGCATGATTAAAGTTCCGTAAGTCGCGTGGTCTTAAATTAACAAAGGAGGAAATCGATCAAGGCAGAAATTACTGCATTGCACCGATCACGTAGTCGAAGTATGCGCCAGCTT
Coding sequences within it:
- a CDS encoding allophycocyanin, beta subunit (similar to AA sequence:cyanobase_aa:Cyan7425_4995), with protein sequence MQDAITSVINTSDVQGKYLDGSALEKLKGYFQTGELRVRAATTISANAAAIVKEAVAKSLLYSDITRPGGNMYTTRRYAACIRDLDYYLRYSTYAMLAGDPSILDERVLNGLKETYNSLGVPIAATVQSIQAMKEVTAGLVGADAGKEMGVYFDYISSGLS